In Raphanus sativus cultivar WK10039 chromosome 5, ASM80110v3, whole genome shotgun sequence, the following proteins share a genomic window:
- the LOC108858261 gene encoding uncharacterized protein LOC108858261 has product MVSTSHALGDTSQLPNADAFIRKSNIETLITALNANSDSAEDAIDHRLPMRLFATDRFPCRRLNIYSRPNILTFLRHVLRGSSEFTRIRESSFGKLFDLPLRQCPVSCKLIHCLLSRQLLSDDEHTLWTVFGSDPLKFGLEEFGTITGLNCGAFPEGYEPPDHNKKGSYKHKDAHKDSIWKRLIGKYNNITIEMDEWRRIRLALLIIVDGVLIASQQIHRPTLRYVSMLDDLDAFLNFPWGRESFVHTVRCMKPPKFEKGKPVADLVRMLVDKLKQESFRLTGFPLALQLLAFRAIPSLRLKIPVPLNELIFMEHT; this is encoded by the exons ATGGTGTCTACTTCTCATGCTCTGGGAGATACTTCTCAGCTTCCTAATGCTGATGCTTTCATCCGCAAGTCAAACATTGAGACTCTCATCACAgcactcaatgcaaactctg ATTCTGCAGAGGACGCCATAGACCACCGTCTCCCCATGAGGTTGTTTGCAACTGATAGATTCCCCTGTCGCCGTCTGAACATCTACTCAAGGCCTAACATCCTTACCTTTCTCCGCCACGTGCTACGCGGTTCTTCTGAGTTTACAAGGATTAGAGAGTCTTCTTTTGGAAAACTGTTCGATCTCCCCTTGCGACAGTGCCCCGTTTCATGCAAGCTCATACACTGCCTTCTCTCCCGACAGCTGCTCTCCGATGATGAACACACTTTGTGGACCGTGTTTGGTAGCGACCCACTGAAGTTTGGTCTTGAAGAATTTGGAACCATAACCGGTCTCAACTGTGGAGCTTTCCCAGAGGGGTACGAACCACCAGACCACAACAAGAAGGGTTCCTACAAGCATAAGGATGCACACAAAGATTCGATATGGAAGAGACTAATTGGCAAGTACAACAACATCACCATTGAAATGGATGAGTGGAGGCGTATCCGGCTAGCCCTCCTAATAATCGTGGATGGAGTGTTGATTGCCTCACAGCAGATCCACCGTCCAACACTTAGGTATGTTTCGATGTTAGACGACCTGGATGCTTTCCTGAATTTCCCATGGGGCCGCGAATCCTTCGTCCACACTGTACGATGTATGAAACCACCAAAGTTCGAGAAAGGGAAACCTGTTGCAGACCTCGTTCGTATGCTTGTCGATAAGCTCAAACAAGAATCATTTCGTCTCACAGGGTTCCCGCTAGCACTGCAGCTACTCGCTTTCAGAGCTATACCATCGTTGCGGTTGAAGATCCCTGTTCCTCTGAACGAACTTATCTTTATGGAGCATACATAG